ccagtcagttggatcctgtggagaggagttaatacccgatggttggagttgtctatccgctgtttgctatctaaggttatctcttttatactaagtacgttatatatttatgcattgtcatttgatattaccccttatttgtagctatatgtgaggtttgacttctaaaactcacatatggtgcatatctggttttgtccttaaaatcgggtattacagtcaccaaccgggactaagtcATCTCCGAAGACACCGAGTTCCACTACAACCCTAGGTTGGGATTTCATAATGCAAATAAGGACGAACACTTGTATGAGCTTGGAGTGAAGGGCAAACATTTGTACAACCTTCAACCGGCGGCCGAACACTTGGTTACttgtatattattgtaaatgtaaTGTGTATGTACGTATATGTATAGCTCTATAatatatatagtttcatacTTTATTTGTGTGCAATAATAACGTTCTCGTATAGGTGCAACGTATATGGATAATAGCAGTTAAGAATAAAGTGGAAAATAATATAATTGAAAaccaaaataaaaaatgaattgaaaagaaaaagaaaaaaatcttGAGTCCTGGTTtgtaataccaaccgggactaaaaggggtTGTGCCATATCAGTGTCTGGCGAGCCCTTTtgtcccggttggtattaccaaccgggactaaaggtccccctTTAGTCTCGGGTGtgagaaccgggactaaaagtgggacatttagtcccgaaaccttagTTCCAGCTCGTTGTCCGGGACTAGATATGGATTtcgcccgggactaaaggccggtCTTGCAGCAGTGAAGACAGCTCAGTGACCATCTTTTTCTTTCATGACCCAGTTATAAACACAGACACTTATATACACGAGCGAATACTCACCTATATGAACATACACACGTACATCCTACCCTATGAGCACTTTTGAAGAATTGAGTTAGATCGACAAATCTCGAAATTGATGAAGGCATCATAGCTGCTTCGCTGTTGACAGACATGTCGCCTACCACTGAAAGCATAACACCATTAAATCCTGAAATAGATCTAAAAAAATACGAGTACCCAAGTCAGATATTTGAACTCAGGTGGACATGTTCAACAATGCAAGCAGCAACCCTCGATGAATATACATTTTACAAACCACTCCCTCCTCCTCCCATAGTCCACTCCAGTCCTTCGTCACAGTTGGCACTTTTATTTCGCAAAATAATTTGCGATTTCCCACCAAATGCCGCATCATCATCACCTTTGTTGCAAACACGACAATAAGTAGCAAGTACCGGACACCCAAAATCTTGCAAACGCAAACCTCGACCAAGCAAGCCCTTGATCATCTTGATGGGGTCcaccgaggagcagcagcagccggtgcCGGTGGTGGCTGCCgccgtggaggaggaggaggcgtcgccGGAGATCATCTTCCGGTCCAAGCTCCCGGACATCGCCATCACCAACTTCCTCCCGCTGCACCGCTACTGCTTCGAGCGGCTCCCCGAGGTGGCCGACCGCCCCTGCCTCATCGACGGCGCGACCGGCGCCGTGCGCACCTACGCCGAGGTGGACCGCCTGACCCGGCGCCTGGCCGCGGCGCTCCGGCGCGCGCCGCTGGGGCTGGGCCGCGGCGCGGTGGTGATGAACCTGATGCTGAACTCGGCCGAGTTCGTGCTCTCCTTCTTCGCCGCGTCCCGCGTGGGCGCCGCGGTCACCACCGCCAACCCGATGTCGACGCCGCACGAGATCGCCAACCAGATCGCGGCCTCCGGTGCCACCGTCGTGTTCACGGAGTCCATGGCCGTGGACAAGCTCCCCGCCGTccaggacgacggcggcggactCACGGTCGTCCTCATCGACGCGCACCGCGACGGGTGCCTCCACTTCTGGGACGACGTCATGGCCAGCGTCCCCGACGACGAGGACCGAGAAGCAgaggaagcggcggcggcggcgggcttcGACCCCGACGACGTGGTGGCGCTGCCCTACTCGTCCGGCACGACGGGGCTCCCCAAGGGCGTGATGCTGACGCACCGGAGCCTGAGCACCAGCGTGGCGCAGCAGGTGGACGGCGACAACCCCAACATCGGCTTCACCGCCGACGACGTGATCCTGTGCTCGCTGCCCATGTTCCACATCTACTCGCTCAACACCATCATGATGTGCGGCCTCCGCGTCGGCGCCGCCATCGTGGTCATGCGCCGCTTCGACCTCGCCAGGATGATGGAGCTCGTGGAGCGCCACCGGATCACCATCGCCCCGCTCGTGCCGCCCATCGTGGTCGCCGTCGCCAAGAGCGACGAGGCCGCGTCCCACGACCTGTCCTCCGTCAGGATGGTGCTCTCCGGCGCCGCGCCCATGGGGAAGGACATCGAGGACGCCTTCATGGCCAAGCTCCCCGGCGCCGTGCTCGGACAGGTACGTGCCACTGCCATGCCAGCCCAGACCACGCGCGCGCACCAAAACGGCACCGGCCGTTTTTCTCCGTTTCCATAGTTTGCTTGTCTCATTTGggctgttttctttttcttgtttgCACTTTTGGCTTTTTGCGTCGTGTTTTATGTCCAGGTTCTTGATTTTCTGCGACTCACTTTTCTTTTTCTGAAATTCTGAGTGCCCATTTCTGTTGATTATGTTACCATGTGAATGTGGTACGTTTGCGTTGGGGCCTACGTATTGATAATCTGACGGTGAATGATGACGGCATTGGATGGATGgtcttgataagctttccatggCCGTTGGATGTTTCTCGAGTGGCTTAGATTGCCTTTTGATATCCGCGTAGGTCAACCCTTTAATTAAGGAAGGCGTCGTtcgtttgaccggttttgaggcCGGAAACTATTCtagatctatatttagtacaaaTAAGCCTATTATTCCAgctggacttgtttagttcctaaaaaattttgtaaaatttttcagattctccgtcacatcaaatctttagacgtatgcatggagtattaaatatagacgaaaataaaaactaattgcacaatttggtcggaattgatgagatgaatcttttgagc
This window of the Sorghum bicolor cultivar BTx623 chromosome 7, Sorghum_bicolor_NCBIv3, whole genome shotgun sequence genome carries:
- the LOC8082428 gene encoding probable 4-coumarate--CoA ligase 1, which translates into the protein MGSTEEQQQPVPVVAAAVEEEEASPEIIFRSKLPDIAITNFLPLHRYCFERLPEVADRPCLIDGATGAVRTYAEVDRLTRRLAAALRRAPLGLGRGAVVMNLMLNSAEFVLSFFAASRVGAAVTTANPMSTPHEIANQIAASGATVVFTESMAVDKLPAVQDDGGGLTVVLIDAHRDGCLHFWDDVMASVPDDEDREAEEAAAAAGFDPDDVVALPYSSGTTGLPKGVMLTHRSLSTSVAQQVDGDNPNIGFTADDVILCSLPMFHIYSLNTIMMCGLRVGAAIVVMRRFDLARMMELVERHRITIAPLVPPIVVAVAKSDEAASHDLSSVRMVLSGAAPMGKDIEDAFMAKLPGAVLGQGYGMTEAGPVLSMCLAFAKEPFKVKSGACGTVVRNAELKIVDPDTGKSLARNLPGEICIRGQQIMKGYLNNPDATKNSIDADGWLHTGDVGFVDDDDEIFIVDRLKEIIKYKGLQVAPAEIEALLITHPSIADAAVVGKQVEPEIGEIPVAFVAKAKGSELSEDDVKQFVAKEVIYYKKVREVIFIDKIPKAPSGKILRKELRKQLQQQVA